In Lacrimispora indolis DSM 755, a genomic segment contains:
- a CDS encoding MFS transporter, with protein sequence MKQQTLKELTFTRRQEIHYLAMVSLFWFAQYVYIPYQTTFLTAVGAGSAFTGMIVGAYGISQLLLRFPIGLCADSVGRHKYFIMAGALASGTASVFRVFWCNGTGFLVANLFSGLASAMWISFMVFYTSHFSARDQQAATSRIVLFNNFGMLLGFLCSAVSYQRIGMAGICILSIFAGLLAFLLSAGIKETDVHPGMHKTRELLSVCKNKRLWMFSFAALIQQGIQLTTAMSFTNQILKSLGASNGIVGISSVVYMMSAVGFAAFAASGICSSRGPRFWIPLVFGVVALYCVLVPAAGSIPVLLLLQILPGMSTGILFSFATSEAMEEIPAESKSTAMGLFQAVYALGMTTFPVFTGALASGKGMETGYVLLGGIACLGGIVVALFYKRNAADHGIGS encoded by the coding sequence ATGAAACAACAGACTTTAAAGGAACTGACTTTTACCCGCAGACAGGAAATCCATTACCTTGCCATGGTATCCCTTTTCTGGTTTGCCCAATATGTGTATATTCCGTATCAGACCACTTTTTTGACTGCAGTTGGAGCCGGCAGCGCATTTACCGGAATGATTGTTGGAGCCTATGGAATTTCCCAATTGCTATTAAGATTTCCCATAGGGCTTTGTGCGGATTCCGTTGGCAGGCATAAATATTTTATTATGGCAGGAGCTCTTGCATCAGGAACGGCCTCTGTTTTCCGGGTATTCTGGTGCAATGGCACCGGTTTTCTGGTGGCCAATCTTTTCTCCGGACTGGCTTCCGCCATGTGGATCTCTTTTATGGTGTTTTACACCAGCCATTTTTCCGCCAGGGATCAGCAGGCGGCCACCAGCCGGATCGTGCTGTTCAACAATTTTGGAATGCTTCTCGGTTTCTTATGCAGTGCGGTAAGTTATCAACGGATAGGCATGGCCGGGATCTGTATATTGAGCATCTTTGCAGGCCTTTTGGCTTTTCTCCTTTCAGCAGGGATTAAAGAAACGGATGTCCATCCCGGCATGCATAAAACCAGGGAACTGCTTTCTGTTTGTAAAAATAAACGTTTATGGATGTTTTCTTTTGCAGCCCTGATCCAGCAGGGGATCCAGCTGACCACTGCCATGTCATTTACAAACCAGATATTAAAATCATTGGGAGCGTCCAATGGGATCGTAGGGATTTCCTCAGTCGTCTATATGATGTCGGCAGTAGGGTTTGCGGCCTTTGCAGCTTCCGGCATCTGCAGCTCCAGGGGGCCAAGGTTCTGGATCCCTCTGGTATTTGGAGTTGTGGCCTTATATTGTGTGCTGGTTCCGGCTGCAGGGAGCATCCCTGTGCTTTTGCTGCTGCAGATTTTACCGGGGATGTCCACCGGTATCTTGTTTTCTTTTGCAACCTCTGAAGCAATGGAGGAGATTCCGGCAGAAAGTAAATCCACTGCCATGGGACTGTTTCAGGCCGTATATGCGTTAGGAATGACCACATTCCCTGTTTTTACAGGGGCACTGGCCTCTGGTAAGGGAATGGAGACCGGTTATGTGCTTCTGGGTGGGATAGCCTGCCTGGGAGGCATTGTGGTGGCTTTGTTTTATAAAAGAAATGCTGCCGATCATGGGATCGGCAGCTAA
- a CDS encoding glycoside hydrolase family 1 protein: protein MEVRKANFPKNFLWGASSSAFQIEGGWDEGGKGLTVADVNSFKRSDIQADSKVASDFYHHWKEDIRLMKELGLQIYRFSISWARIVPDGDGEINQSGIDFYNQVIDCLLEQGIEPFITLYHFDLPYALVEKYNGWESRDCVKAFERYAGICFKAFGDRVTYWQVHNEQNLMVRVNERVNITALDSWEADRQRAQMDYHMFLAHALAVKACHCLIPNGKIGPAVSSTCTYPESNKPEDVWAARLNDWFKTDYCLDMHYYGRYPGYYMAYLEERNIVPVMEPEDEEILKGAKMDFIALNYYRTLCVRYLPADEKHPAGERAFPINEVDFDQYGYFHHIKNEHLASSEYGAQIDPLGLRTVLNNYYQKYHLPLIVTENGLGAADTLTVDGKVHDEYRIGYLRAHIQALSQAIEDGVQVMGYSPWSFMDLLSSHEGFRKRYGFVYVNRDDQDLKDMDRVKKDSYFWYKRVIETNGDEL, encoded by the coding sequence ATGGAAGTAAGGAAAGCAAATTTTCCGAAGAATTTCTTGTGGGGAGCCTCCTCTTCCGCATTTCAGATCGAAGGCGGCTGGGATGAAGGGGGAAAGGGGCTGACAGTTGCAGATGTAAACTCCTTTAAGCGTTCGGATATCCAGGCTGACAGTAAGGTTGCCAGTGATTTCTACCATCATTGGAAAGAAGATATCCGTCTGATGAAGGAGCTGGGACTGCAGATTTACCGGTTCTCCATTTCCTGGGCCAGGATCGTGCCTGATGGGGATGGGGAGATAAACCAGTCAGGGATTGATTTCTATAATCAAGTCATTGACTGCTTGCTGGAACAGGGGATTGAACCCTTCATTACCTTATATCACTTTGACCTTCCCTATGCCCTTGTTGAGAAATATAACGGCTGGGAGTCCAGGGATTGCGTGAAAGCCTTTGAACGTTATGCAGGCATATGCTTTAAAGCCTTTGGTGACAGAGTCACCTACTGGCAGGTCCACAACGAGCAGAATCTCATGGTAAGGGTGAATGAACGGGTGAACATTACCGCGTTGGATTCATGGGAGGCCGACCGCCAGAGGGCCCAGATGGATTACCACATGTTTCTGGCTCATGCCTTGGCGGTGAAAGCCTGCCACTGCCTCATTCCAAACGGAAAAATCGGCCCCGCAGTATCCTCCACCTGTACTTATCCGGAAAGCAATAAGCCGGAAGACGTATGGGCGGCCAGGCTGAATGACTGGTTTAAGACGGATTATTGCCTGGATATGCATTATTACGGCCGTTACCCCGGCTATTACATGGCTTATCTGGAGGAAAGGAACATTGTCCCGGTTATGGAGCCGGAAGACGAGGAAATTTTAAAGGGCGCGAAGATGGATTTTATTGCCCTGAATTATTACCGTACCTTATGTGTCCGGTATCTTCCGGCAGATGAGAAGCATCCGGCGGGAGAGAGAGCATTCCCCATCAATGAAGTGGATTTTGACCAGTATGGTTATTTTCATCATATTAAAAACGAACATCTGGCTTCCAGCGAATATGGAGCCCAGATCGATCCCCTGGGCCTTCGGACCGTATTAAATAATTATTATCAGAAATACCATCTTCCACTCATTGTTACGGAAAACGGCCTGGGAGCCGCCGATACCCTGACAGTGGACGGAAAAGTCCATGATGAGTACCGGATCGGCTACTTAAGAGCTCATATCCAGGCATTAAGCCAGGCAATAGAGGATGGGGTCCAGGTCATGGGATATTCTCCATGGTCCTTTATGGATTTGTTAAGCTCCCACGAGGGCTTTCGAAAGCGGTATGGTTTTGTTTATGTCAATCGGGATGACCAGGACTTAAAAGATATGGACCGCGTCAAAAAAGACAGTTATTTCTGGTACAAGCGGGTGATTGAAACCAATGGAGATGAACTCTGA
- a CDS encoding beta-glucoside-specific PTS transporter subunit IIABC: MNYNQIAKDIIENVGGSENIRGLTHCFTRLRFQLKDSKKAKKEIIEHLEGVISVVESGGQFQVVLGTKVTKVYEALLPMVSLEEDTGSSEEKGSIGNRILIAISSMFTPMVPAIAASGLLKGLLTIARITASNHGMDITVNQTYILIMAATDALFYFMPIILAYTSAKVFKANEFIAMALGGTMCYPAVVSLMTGKDAVSMFGIAITKASYASSVIPIIIGVFILAYIQKFLEKIIPEVLKIILVPGISLLIMIPATFMVFGPIGIYIGNAINFIYTGMMNLSPALCGAFVGGMWCVFVIFGAHRALLPIGINDVAQFGHQNLLAFAGAANFSQGGAALGVMLKTKSKDLKTVAASAAISASVCGITEPAIYGCNLRLKRPMIYAIICGAIGGAIMGVGGVYGDSFANNGVLTFATYAAFGMKTFIYYLVGVGVSFFGAMALTFLFGFDDITAKAGQASGSGKASSGAAAEEMAESQDVLEITSSADILISSPVEGLAVPMTSVNDEVFSSMALGNGIAIVPEKGEVVAPEDCTVTLVYPTLHALGLMLDNGAEMIIHVGINTVRLEGKHFEKFAEEGAHVKKGTRLLTFDLDALKKEGFDTVVPIIISNTAAFREVTGITGAGASVEKPVIAIKNNQ, encoded by the coding sequence ATGAATTATAATCAAATAGCCAAAGACATCATAGAAAATGTCGGCGGCTCTGAGAACATAAGGGGGCTTACCCATTGTTTTACCAGGCTAAGGTTTCAGCTAAAGGATTCAAAGAAGGCAAAAAAAGAGATAATTGAACATCTGGAAGGTGTCATTTCCGTAGTGGAAAGCGGCGGTCAGTTCCAGGTCGTGCTTGGTACAAAGGTCACAAAGGTTTACGAAGCCCTCCTTCCTATGGTATCCTTAGAGGAAGATACAGGCAGCAGCGAAGAAAAGGGGTCCATTGGGAACCGGATCCTCATTGCCATTTCCTCCATGTTCACACCCATGGTTCCGGCGATCGCGGCTTCAGGACTTTTAAAAGGTTTACTGACCATTGCCAGAATCACAGCCTCCAATCATGGGATGGATATTACGGTCAACCAGACTTATATCCTGATTATGGCTGCCACAGATGCATTGTTTTATTTCATGCCAATTATTCTCGCCTATACAAGTGCAAAGGTATTTAAGGCAAATGAATTCATTGCAATGGCTCTTGGCGGCACCATGTGCTATCCGGCCGTGGTTTCCCTCATGACCGGAAAAGATGCAGTGAGTATGTTCGGAATTGCCATTACCAAGGCAAGCTATGCGTCATCGGTTATTCCCATTATTATCGGAGTATTTATTCTCGCATATATACAGAAGTTTTTAGAAAAGATAATTCCGGAAGTATTAAAGATCATACTGGTTCCCGGCATATCCCTTTTGATCATGATACCGGCAACTTTTATGGTGTTTGGTCCCATCGGTATCTACATCGGTAATGCCATTAACTTCATTTACACCGGGATGATGAATTTAAGCCCTGCCCTGTGCGGCGCGTTTGTAGGCGGCATGTGGTGTGTGTTCGTTATTTTCGGGGCACACAGGGCCTTGCTTCCCATTGGAATCAATGATGTGGCCCAGTTTGGCCATCAAAACCTGCTGGCTTTTGCCGGCGCGGCGAATTTCTCCCAGGGCGGTGCAGCACTTGGTGTTATGTTAAAAACGAAAAGCAAGGATTTAAAAACAGTTGCAGCTTCCGCGGCCATATCCGCATCTGTCTGCGGAATTACGGAGCCAGCTATTTACGGCTGTAACCTGCGGTTAAAGAGACCTATGATCTATGCCATTATCTGCGGCGCCATAGGAGGTGCCATCATGGGTGTGGGAGGCGTTTACGGTGATTCCTTTGCCAACAATGGAGTGCTTACCTTTGCCACCTATGCGGCTTTTGGAATGAAAACGTTTATTTATTATCTGGTCGGTGTCGGTGTATCCTTCTTTGGCGCCATGGCACTCACCTTCCTTTTTGGATTTGATGATATTACAGCAAAGGCCGGGCAAGCTTCCGGTTCAGGAAAAGCATCTTCAGGCGCAGCAGCGGAAGAAATGGCTGAGTCACAGGATGTTTTGGAGATCACTTCCAGCGCAGACATACTGATCAGCTCGCCGGTAGAAGGCCTGGCAGTTCCCATGACATCGGTAAACGATGAGGTTTTTTCTTCCATGGCCCTGGGAAACGGAATTGCCATTGTCCCGGAAAAAGGGGAAGTCGTGGCTCCGGAAGACTGTACCGTGACCCTGGTTTATCCGACCCTTCATGCACTGGGGCTTATGCTGGATAACGGAGCTGAAATGATCATTCATGTGGGGATCAATACGGTCCGGCTGGAAGGGAAGCATTTTGAGAAATTTGCGGAAGAAGGCGCCCATGTGAAAAAGGGGACCAGGCTTCTGACCTTTGACTTGGATGCCTTAAAAAAGGAAGGATTTGATACGGTTGTTCCCATCATCATCAGCAATACAGCTGCCTTCCGTGAGGTGACCGGAATTACCGGAGCCGGGGCTTCTGTGGAAAAGCCGGTGATCGCAATTAAAAATAATCAGTAA
- a CDS encoding nitroreductase family protein: MEFLQLAKERYSVRKFSDRKIEKEKLDLILEAGRVAPTAVNFQPQRILVIDSAENLTKLKPCTPYHFHAPLALLVCYDSTVSWKRSYDNKDMGDIDAGIVATQMMLEASELGLGSTWVGHFDPAAICAAFDIPEHLIPVVLLPMGYPREDCTPSPYHEKRFDTEHTVFFNSFKDLELPKG, encoded by the coding sequence ATGGAATTTTTACAATTGGCAAAAGAACGTTACTCCGTCAGGAAATTCAGCGACCGCAAAATAGAAAAGGAAAAGTTGGATCTGATCCTGGAAGCCGGAAGGGTCGCTCCTACTGCAGTGAATTTTCAGCCCCAGCGGATCCTTGTCATTGACAGCGCGGAAAATCTCACCAAATTAAAACCCTGCACTCCTTATCATTTTCATGCCCCTCTGGCTCTGCTGGTATGCTATGATTCCACGGTCAGCTGGAAGAGATCTTACGATAATAAGGACATGGGAGACATTGACGCCGGCATTGTAGCCACACAAATGATGCTTGAAGCATCTGAGTTGGGATTAGGCAGTACCTGGGTTGGTCATTTTGATCCCGCAGCCATCTGTGCGGCTTTTGACATCCCGGAACATTTAATTCCTGTGGTACTGCTTCCCATGGGCTACCCCAGGGAAGACTGCACCCCCAGCCCCTATCACGAAAAGCGGTTTGATACAGAACATACGGTTTTCTTCAACTCTTTTAAGGACCTGGAGCTTCCCAAAGGCTGA
- a CDS encoding TetR/AcrR family transcriptional regulator, which yields METQKQDRRIRKTQKLLKESLLELMEKKDFKNISVKDITELADLNRGTFYLHYADTYSLLQEMESEVLNDFQDMVSNRRYAFKKDSLLPVVIPIIHYIEENKKICKILFENSSSNDFVNRFHTLVLKNGTAIIKEQYPDAKEVTLNYYLEFITYGLTGVLKQWLDTDMQQPKEEVAEFVDKVIMGTAKKLLAV from the coding sequence ATGGAAACACAAAAACAGGATCGACGCATCCGAAAAACCCAGAAGCTGTTAAAGGAGAGCCTTCTTGAACTCATGGAAAAGAAAGATTTTAAGAATATTTCCGTAAAAGACATCACGGAACTGGCTGATTTAAACCGGGGTACTTTTTATCTTCACTACGCCGACACATACAGCCTGCTGCAGGAGATGGAATCTGAAGTCTTAAATGATTTTCAGGATATGGTCAGCAACCGCCGCTATGCTTTTAAAAAGGACTCGCTCCTGCCCGTTGTCATCCCAATCATTCATTATATTGAGGAGAATAAAAAGATATGTAAGATCCTGTTTGAGAACAGCTCCTCCAATGATTTCGTAAACCGTTTCCATACCCTGGTCTTAAAAAACGGTACGGCAATCATCAAAGAACAGTATCCTGATGCAAAGGAAGTGACCTTAAATTATTACCTTGAATTCATTACCTACGGGCTGACGGGCGTTCTAAAACAATGGCTTGATACGGATATGCAGCAGCCTAAGGAAGAAGTGGCCGAATTTGTTGATAAAGTGATTATGGGAACTGCAAAAAAGCTTCTTGCCGTGTAA
- a CDS encoding PRD domain-containing protein: MRVVKVMNNSLLLALDDSGREVILMGKGIGFNKSIGHHLKSEDIEKVFVLKDRSISKNIIRLASEIDSTYFELAKQVIDFAIDTYGMVLMEHIYLGLTDHLSFAVKRNNEGILIQNFYTQTLKRFNPKEYQVGLYALQLVRERLKVELPEDEAGNIAFHFINAQTNNSDSMDNQKIFETVKGILDIVKYNFSILYDEDGIGYTRFVTHLRLFAQRLVNGNQDLYDYEDSFYTHVLESCPREYECVKKIGIFIMEKFDSNLSKQEEMYLAVHIHRILEEYAQRKMT; this comes from the coding sequence ATGAGGGTTGTAAAAGTAATGAATAATTCCCTGCTGCTGGCACTTGACGACAGCGGCAGGGAAGTGATCCTGATGGGCAAAGGAATTGGATTTAATAAGTCCATTGGACATCACTTAAAAAGTGAAGACATTGAAAAGGTATTTGTCTTAAAGGACCGGTCAATTTCCAAGAATATCATCCGGCTTGCATCGGAAATAGACAGCACCTATTTTGAACTGGCCAAACAGGTCATTGATTTTGCCATTGATACTTATGGAATGGTGCTGATGGAACATATTTATCTGGGGCTTACGGACCATTTATCTTTTGCTGTAAAAAGAAACAATGAGGGGATTTTAATACAAAATTTTTATACACAGACATTAAAAAGGTTTAATCCAAAGGAATACCAGGTGGGCTTATATGCCCTGCAGCTTGTGAGGGAGCGGCTGAAAGTGGAGCTGCCGGAGGATGAGGCCGGAAACATTGCATTTCATTTTATCAATGCCCAGACAAATAACTCTGACAGTATGGATAACCAGAAAATATTTGAAACAGTCAAGGGCATTTTAGATATTGTAAAATATAATTTCTCCATTCTCTACGATGAAGACGGCATCGGCTATACCCGGTTTGTGACCCATCTGCGCCTCTTTGCACAAAGGCTTGTAAATGGAAACCAGGATCTCTATGATTATGAAGATTCCTTCTACACACATGTGCTTGAGAGCTGTCCAAGGGAATATGAATGCGTGAAAAAGATCGGCATTTTTATTATGGAAAAATTTGATTCCAATCTGTCTAAGCAGGAAGAAATGTACCTAGCCGTCCACATTCACAGGATTTTGGAAGAATATGCTCAGAGGAAGATGACATGA
- a CDS encoding efflux RND transporter permease subunit, whose product MKKDKSLFDRIVHVIVFCGKEIEAFFFLATIICAVCFPFVKVNYDLSKYLPQFAQTKQALDVMEDEFGYPGMARIMVKDVSLPEAKRIREQISDLEGVDLVIGPDLTTDVYMGASFVNQGITDMMSVDAFSMEDYYHDGYALMDVIFENGDDNHLTREAVDHIYRIVGKDRGSFAGSAVSSKEREESITKEITMAIGMALVIIWLILTLTTTSWMEPFLFIFVMIVAIIMNMGSNLMFGTISFFTFSTAAILQLAVSMDYSIFLLHTFTAIKNTGIEIHEAMELAVKESCSSILASGATTIVGFLVIAFMRFTIGKDVGFVLTKGILCSLATVLFLMPTLILHFNDKIEKTAHKPFLPSFDRFAKLMNKIRKPVFVVAIFLAVPCYFGQNMNVFYYGDDAIGAGPGTRVYEDTRAINEEFGKSNMIIGIVPNGDLVTEGQLTDSLEDLDFVNYAISMAGTVPKGIPESFLPEKVSEQLRSERYARLLISLNTVQESPYAFECSQKLEGVIREYYPEDAYVIGMTPTTIDIRDILTDDYNKVSLLSLAGVALVVFATFQSVLVPILVIIPIEVAIYLNMTLPYVLGDSMVYIGYIIVSCLQLGATIDYSILMTNNYLGFRKTMNNTDSAMSAISKSTLSILTSGGILTVVGYLLYFTSSIQAISQVGRLVGRGAVLSMVLVLSLLPALLSTFDKQIQKQQRNAAMRKEKRRLRYGKVKLKGENDHEKV is encoded by the coding sequence ATGAAAAAAGACAAAAGTTTATTTGACAGAATCGTGCACGTGATTGTATTCTGTGGGAAGGAAATAGAGGCCTTTTTCTTTCTTGCGACCATCATCTGTGCAGTTTGTTTTCCTTTTGTAAAGGTAAACTACGATTTAAGCAAATATCTGCCCCAGTTTGCTCAGACAAAACAGGCTCTCGATGTAATGGAGGATGAGTTTGGGTACCCTGGCATGGCCCGGATCATGGTAAAGGATGTAAGCCTTCCGGAAGCTAAGAGAATAAGAGAGCAGATATCGGATCTGGAAGGGGTGGACCTGGTCATAGGCCCGGACCTGACCACTGATGTGTATATGGGGGCCTCCTTTGTGAATCAGGGAATCACAGATATGATGTCAGTGGATGCTTTTTCCATGGAGGATTACTACCATGACGGATATGCACTGATGGATGTGATCTTTGAAAATGGTGATGACAATCACCTGACCCGTGAGGCGGTGGACCATATTTACCGCATTGTGGGAAAGGACAGAGGCTCTTTTGCCGGAAGCGCTGTATCCAGCAAGGAGCGTGAAGAGTCCATAACAAAGGAGATCACCATGGCGATCGGAATGGCTCTGGTGATCATCTGGCTTATATTGACCCTTACCACCACGTCCTGGATGGAACCGTTTTTGTTTATTTTTGTCATGATCGTGGCCATCATCATGAATATGGGGTCTAACCTGATGTTCGGCACCATATCATTTTTTACATTTTCCACGGCAGCCATTTTACAGCTGGCAGTATCCATGGATTATTCTATTTTCCTTTTACATACTTTTACGGCGATCAAGAATACGGGTATTGAAATACATGAGGCTATGGAGCTGGCGGTAAAGGAATCCTGCAGTTCCATTCTGGCCAGCGGGGCCACCACCATTGTAGGGTTTCTTGTGATCGCATTTATGCGTTTTACCATTGGCAAGGATGTGGGATTTGTGCTGACCAAGGGAATCCTCTGCAGCCTGGCCACCGTACTGTTCCTCATGCCGACTCTGATCCTGCACTTTAATGATAAGATTGAAAAAACGGCCCATAAACCGTTTCTTCCTTCTTTTGACCGGTTTGCAAAATTGATGAACAAGATTCGGAAGCCTGTTTTCGTTGTTGCCATTTTTCTGGCTGTTCCCTGTTACTTTGGTCAGAATATGAACGTTTTTTATTACGGAGATGATGCCATTGGAGCCGGACCGGGAACCAGGGTATATGAGGATACCAGGGCAATCAATGAGGAATTCGGAAAATCCAACATGATCATTGGCATAGTTCCCAACGGCGACCTGGTTACAGAAGGGCAGCTGACGGATTCTTTAGAGGACCTGGATTTTGTAAATTACGCCATATCCATGGCGGGAACAGTGCCCAAAGGAATTCCGGAAAGCTTTCTTCCGGAAAAGGTGAGCGAGCAGCTTAGAAGTGAGCGGTATGCCAGACTTTTGATATCCTTAAATACGGTCCAGGAAAGCCCGTATGCCTTTGAATGCAGCCAGAAGCTGGAAGGCGTGATCAGGGAATATTATCCGGAGGATGCTTATGTTATAGGCATGACTCCCACAACCATTGACATCCGCGACATATTGACCGATGACTATAATAAGGTATCCTTATTATCATTGGCGGGAGTGGCTCTGGTGGTTTTTGCGACCTTCCAGTCGGTCCTGGTCCCAATCCTTGTTATCATACCCATTGAGGTGGCCATTTATTTGAACATGACACTGCCCTATGTGCTGGGGGACAGCATGGTATACATTGGATACATCATCGTAAGCTGCCTGCAGCTGGGAGCCACCATTGATTATTCTATCCTGATGACCAACAATTATCTGGGTTTCCGTAAAACCATGAATAATACGGATTCCGCCATGTCCGCCATTTCAAAAAGCACCCTTTCCATACTGACGTCAGGCGGGATTCTTACGGTCGTAGGTTATCTATTGTATTTTACATCGTCCATACAGGCCATTTCCCAGGTGGGACGCCTGGTGGGGAGGGGAGCGGTCTTAAGTATGGTTCTGGTGCTTTCCCTTCTTCCGGCGCTTTTAAGCACCTTTGACAAGCAGATCCAGAAACAGCAGCGGAATGCGGCAATGAGGAAGGAAAAACGGCGTTTAAGATATGGAAAAGTGAAATTAAAAGGAGAGAATGACCATGAAAAAGTATAA
- a CDS encoding S8 family peptidase, with the protein MNKIFDNEYYDLIVSNSLVPRFDRDNITVLNDNYSLIHIQKNNMDACDLGLYPYDNFPSLFTLASKVSIERSGICNTRKHPHLSLMGLGVLIGIIDTGIDYQHPAFKNYDGTTRILSIWDQTDQSGRPPEDFSFGSEYSKNHINTALRSYDPLSIVPTKDTNGHGTAIASIASGAANEKQSFTGVVPQTELVVVKLKEAKQNLKKLFFVPENSLCYQESDIMLGIRYLLSVAQKTDHPIVICIALGSSQGGHGGQGALSSYLDQIVQLPKINVSVAAGNEGKNRRHYFYQSAASPYCNDFNLKIGKNDKKFSMEIWPFPPGKITIEIFSPNREIVRSIPPSSRDCQKFNLSFGQTTIWINNSLLEGSTGDQLILVRFDNPTHGIWYFQVSSIESEPFSFHAWLPSGNLISNETYFYHSSPDTTITAPGNARNPLTVAAYNQFDDSILEESGRGYSRLGEIVPDVAAPGYHIPCALPGGLYGSITGTGAAAAHAAGAAAMVLEWGFCKGNHTAVTGLQINHMMMRGAYRSDAYTYPNNIWGYGQIDVYKMFQRIAAI; encoded by the coding sequence ATGAATAAAATATTTGATAATGAATATTATGATTTGATTGTAAGCAACTCTTTGGTTCCCCGTTTTGACAGGGATAATATTACTGTTTTAAATGACAATTATTCTTTGATTCATATACAGAAAAATAATATGGATGCCTGCGATTTAGGCCTGTATCCTTACGATAATTTCCCCTCTCTTTTCACTCTTGCCTCTAAGGTAAGCATTGAAAGATCAGGCATCTGCAATACCCGCAAACATCCCCATTTAAGCCTTATGGGGCTGGGGGTGCTCATCGGCATCATAGATACCGGCATTGACTACCAGCATCCTGCATTTAAAAATTATGACGGCACCACCCGCATTCTATCCATATGGGATCAGACCGACCAAAGCGGCAGGCCTCCGGAAGATTTTAGTTTCGGCTCGGAATACAGCAAAAATCACATAAATACTGCGTTGAGATCATACGATCCTCTGTCCATTGTTCCTACGAAAGACACCAATGGACACGGCACAGCAATCGCCAGCATTGCCTCCGGTGCTGCTAATGAAAAACAATCCTTTACCGGCGTTGTTCCCCAGACAGAGCTTGTGGTCGTAAAATTAAAAGAAGCAAAACAGAATTTAAAAAAACTGTTCTTTGTTCCGGAAAACTCCCTGTGCTACCAGGAATCAGATATTATGCTGGGAATCCGTTATCTTCTCTCCGTTGCACAAAAAACAGACCACCCTATCGTCATATGCATTGCCTTGGGAAGCAGCCAGGGTGGCCATGGCGGGCAGGGTGCCCTCAGCTCCTACTTGGATCAGATCGTACAGCTTCCAAAAATCAACGTATCAGTGGCGGCAGGAAATGAAGGAAAGAACCGCAGACACTATTTCTATCAGTCAGCAGCATCGCCCTATTGTAATGATTTTAATTTAAAAATAGGAAAAAACGACAAAAAATTCTCCATGGAAATCTGGCCCTTTCCTCCCGGTAAAATAACCATCGAAATTTTCTCACCCAACCGGGAAATCGTTCGAAGCATACCTCCTTCTTCCAGGGACTGCCAAAAATTCAACCTTTCCTTTGGCCAAACTACCATTTGGATCAACAACAGCCTTTTGGAGGGATCTACCGGGGATCAGCTCATCTTAGTGCGTTTTGACAATCCCACACACGGAATCTGGTATTTTCAGGTTTCCAGCATTGAAAGCGAGCCTTTTTCCTTTCATGCCTGGCTTCCGTCAGGAAATTTGATCTCAAACGAAACATATTTTTACCACTCAAGCCCGGACACCACCATAACAGCCCCCGGAAATGCCCGAAATCCTCTGACAGTTGCTGCCTATAACCAGTTTGACGACAGCATTCTGGAAGAATCCGGAAGAGGTTATTCCCGATTGGGTGAGATCGTTCCCGATGTTGCTGCTCCCGGCTACCACATTCCCTGTGCCCTCCCCGGAGGCCTGTATGGAAGTATTACAGGTACCGGTGCGGCGGCGGCCCACGCAGCCGGAGCAGCAGCCATGGTCCTGGAATGGGGGTTCTGCAAAGGAAATCACACAGCCGTCACAGGGCTCCAGATCAATCACATGATGATGCGGGGGGCATATCGAAGCGACGCCTATACTTATCCCAATAATATCTGGGGGTACGGGCAAATAGACGTATACAAAATGTTTCAAAGAATAGCCGCAATTTGA